Proteins co-encoded in one Opitutus terrae PB90-1 genomic window:
- a CDS encoding DUF1328 domain-containing protein: MLRWIITFLIIALIAGVFGFTGVAGAATDVARILFYIFLVLLLVAIIAGLFRGSPPAP; the protein is encoded by the coding sequence ATGCTTCGTTGGATCATTACGTTTCTCATCATCGCTCTCATCGCCGGGGTCTTCGGCTTCACCGGCGTCGCCGGCGCGGCGACCGACGTCGCGCGTATCCTGTTCTACATTTTCCTGGTGCTGCTGCTGGTCGCGATCATCGCGGGCCTGTTTCGCGGCTCGCCGCCGGCTCCGTGA